The window GGTTCAGATTAAATATCAGATAGGTAAAGAATCTGATTTAAACTTATTTATCTCGGATGCGAGCGGACGGATTGTTAAATCCCTATTCAAAGGAAAACAGAAACCGGGAAGTTATACCTTTACTTGGGATGATAAGGAGATTTCTCCCGGGATTTACTTCTGCACCTTGGCCACGGATAGTTTCTTACAGACTAAAAAGATAATTATTACGAAATAAAAAAGGATGTATTTTATTCAAGTTGGCAAAGAGAAAAAAATTAATCATTAAAAAATAGAGCCTCCCTTTTTACGCAATTAGGAGAAAAGGTTAGAACTTCACTTTTTGAAGTTTGACATCGCCTCTTTTTTTAATAGAATGAAGGAATGAGGAAAGTCCTCTCCTTTCTCCTCTTTCTTTTTAGCGATTTTCTCTTTTTATCCCTCGCCTTCTTTTTTGGCTTCCTTTTAAGGAAGCATCTCTTCTACCGTTTCTTTTTATCATCCTATACCTTCCCCTTTTCGGTTTTTTCCACCCGTTACTATTTTTTCCTACTTTTTCTCTTCATTTTCACTTATGAAGGTCTCTATACGAAGATTTACACCCCGGAGGAGGAATTAAAAAGAATTTGGCGGGGGCTTTTCATCTTCTTCTTAGCGATTTTGGGTTTTGCCTTTTTCACGAGGATTGCTGGTTTTTCCCGCTTTATCATTGTCACCTCTTTCTTCTTCTCTTTAATCCTTATCCCTCTTGAGCGCTGGGTTATGAAATCCTTACTCTTTCGTCTCCGTCTCTGGGGCAGAAGATTATTTTTAACCGGGGAAGGGGAGATTGTGGAAAAGGTCCGTCGGGAATTATTGAGGGATAAAGGGGTAATAATTGGGGAGGAAAAGAAAGAAGGGGTAATCATCGCCAAAAAGGAGATTAAGCCAGATGATTTAATTCCTTACTCCCCACCGGCAATAAAGGAAATATTTCTCTTCACTAATGAGCCTTTCCTTACCGCCTACGAAGCAGGGATTGAAAGGATAGGCACACTCCTCTTTATTAAATTGAAATATAATCTTCTCTCCCCGGCGAACCTTTTCTTAAAAAGGGTTTTGGAGATTATCTTTTCCGTTATCATCTTTTTACTCTTTTCCCCTTTTTTCCTGCTCATCGTCATTTTGGTGAAATTGACGAGCCGGGGTCCGGTATTTTTTAAGCAGGAGCGAGTGGGAGAGGGGGGAAAGAAGTTTCTCTGCTGGAAGTTCCGGACGATGAGGGAAGGGCTGGTGGAAGAGAGGAAGATAAAAGGCGATAATTTCCTCCAATTGAAGGGATACGAAGTGGGAAGGATGAGAGGCGATGAAAAACGGTTGACCAAAATTGGGAAGTTCCTCCGCCGGACGAGTCTTGATGAGTTTCCCCAATTTTTTAATCTCTTCGCCGGGGAGATGTCTTTAATTGGTCCCCGTCCTTATCTGCCGGAGGAGTTGGCTTATGCCGGCCGGTATTATGAGGTGATAACTAAGGTAAAACCAGGAATTACCGGTCTCTGGCAAATTTCCGGAAGGGCGGATTTGTCATTTGAGGAGAGATTTTTATTGGATGAATATTATGTGAAGAATTGGTCGATCTGGTTAGACTTATATATCCTCTTAAAAACCTTCTGGGTAGTTTTAAGAGGGAAAGGAGCGTATTGATGAAAAGAAAACTTTACACGGAAGAACATGCCCGCGCGGGCTTAAAAGAGAAACTGCCAACAATTGAAACCTTCCCTTCCCAATTTGAGAATTATGAGATTACGATTGAGATTCCAGAATATACCTCTATCTGTCCCAGAACCGGTCTTCCCGATTTTGGCAAAATTACGATAAGATATATCCCCAATAAGAGATGTGTTGAACTCCGTTCACTAAAATACTATATCCTCGGCTATCGGAATTTGGGAATATTCTATGAGAATGCGGTGAATCGCATTCTGAAAGATTTCGTGAGGGCCTGCCGGCCGAAATGGTGTCAGGTGCGCGGCGAGTTTAATATTCGGGGGGGGATGAGAAGTATTATTGAAGTAGAATATCCCCGAAAAAGGAGGAGAGATGAGAAAAAGGGTTAAGCAGGGAAAAATTCTTCTGATCCTCCTTCTCTTTTTTAGTTGTGATAACCTTTTCCCCCCAGAGGATTATCAACCTTCTGGTAGCCCCTTTTCCCTCAATTCGGGAATTGATTGCTTGGGGATAATGAGTAGTGATACTCTTTATTCTCCTTCGGGTGCCTTTACTTTAGAATTAAGAGTGAAAGCCTCCTCAGAAAAGATGGATACCTTGCCGGCGGGCTTATTTTTTCTCTCTTCCGAAAAGAGTAAGAAGGATATGATTATTGTGAAAAATTTTCCGATTAATGCCTTTCCTTCGGAAAGGGTCTATACCCTCCCGGTTTTTGGGGTCCAGAGAAGAAGAGAAATCCCCGCCGCGACCAATTATCTTTTCGGTCCGGTTACGGACGATCCAGATTTGCAACGGATAATTGAGATATTAAAAAAGAAGAGAATTGAAGGAAGGAATGTCTCCTTGGTGCAATCCGCCATTTATCGGCTGACCGATGGGGAAGAATTAACGCCCGGGCTTTTAGATACCTTAAATAGCCTCCCTGAGGAATAGTCATCTTTTGGTTTTACCAGCCAAGAGGCAACTCTTTTTAATAAATCTCTTCTCTCTCCCCATCTGGTAGGTAATGGTGATAATATAAATCCCTCTGGGTAATAATTTCCCATTATCATCCCGACCGTCCCAAAAAATCTCCTCACTTTTTTCATATTTACCTTGATAAATCCTTTTTACCTTCCTTCCTTTAAGATTAAAGACTTCAATCGTTAAATCGCTTCCCTCGGTTAAGGAGAGGTAGATATAAAGGGAGTCGTCTTTCCCATCATTATCGGGCGAGAAGACCGGGGGGAAAATGAGAATCTCTTCTCTTTGGTTGACAAAATAAACAGTTAAGAAGTTATTGGCTGTATCTTTGTCCTTAGGACAAAAGAGAGAGGCTTTGACCTCCAACCGGCCGGAGGGGAGAGTTTCGGGAAAGAAGAAGAGCACGGTTTCCCTTTTTGGTTCCAGGCTTTCCCCCACAATTTTCCCAATGGCCGCGCCATTTACCCGGAATCTAACCTCCCAGTAACCACAATCCGCATAGGAGGGATTTTTTAATCTAACGGAGAAAGATACCTTCTCCTTTTTTCTTACCATCAGGTTGGAGATTTCCGGGTTGATATAAGTGAGGGAGGAGTTCTCTCTTCCGGGGGTAGAGCCAGAACTGTCAAGGGATTCAATCCAGTTCTCTAAACTGTCCGGTTTAGTGGGATGAATCCTTTCTAAGGAGAAACCATCTTTGGTTGGGCGGGGAAAGGAAAATGTGGAGGTGATTGAGGAATCCGGAGAATAGAGGATTAAAGAGTCGTTCATTGCCAACTCATCACCGATGGTCGTATTGCCAACTGTTAACACGATTAGACTTTCTGGGAAGTCGTAGGGCATAACATATTCTCCATTTCCGGTTTGAGTATATTCTAAGTCCAAAATTAGGGCATAGGTCTTGGGGGGGAGAATTGTGGTATTGATTTTTAATTTTGGGTATCTTTGTAAGATTAGAGAATCCCGCCAGGAAACGATAGTATCCCAGGCGTCAAAATCTGAGATTCGCCAGCCTAAGAGATTAAAGGTATCTTGCGAGTTGTTATACAATTCAACAAATTCATTCCGGTCTTCAGGAGAGCCTGGTCCGGTTTTCCCTTTGGGATTGGCCATAACTTCATTAATGACCACCTGTTGAATTAAGAGAAGAGAAAAGAGAAACACTATGCCGGGAGAGGACAATTACTTTTTTTATTATCAATTAAAAAGGGAGATCATCAATATTCTCTTCTGGGATTTCAATCTCCTCTGGGACTTCTGGGGCTTCGGTGGGTGGGACCTTATCAAGAATCTGAACACGCCGGGCAATAATTTCTACGACATATCTCTTTTGCCCTTGTTGATCGGTCCAATCCCGACTTCTTAATCTCCCTTCCACGATGACCGCGCTCCCCTTTTTAATTCGTTCCCCACAGAGTTCCGCACTCCGGCTGTAGGTGATGACATTAAAAAAACTGGAGACTTTTTTCCACTCCCCTGTCTCCTTATCCTTTATATTCTCATCGATCGCAATGCGAAAATTACAGACCGGTGTCCCTTTTGGGGTATAACGGAGTTCCGAATCCTGGGTGGAACGTCCCATTAGGACCACATAATTGAGATTTCCCAATCTTATTTCTGCCATTTTCTCCTCCTATCCTTTTAATGCCCCTTCTACCTTGAGAAAGGCACTTCTCAGAATTTTCTCATTGTGTCGGAGGTTTTCTTCAATCTTCTTTAAGGACTCAGGTAGGGCGGAAAAGCGGATGAAGAGGTAGTAACCCTCGTCTATCTTCCTTATCGGATGAGCGAATCTCTTTTTCTCAATTTTCGTAATCTCCGGTTCCTGCACGCCGCAAGTAAGAAAGAGATTCTTAAACTCGTTAGCCAATTCCTCCACTGTCTCTTGGCTTAATTTCCCAGAGACTATTAAAACCGATTCGTAAACATTCATAGTTTCATTATATTTAATAAACGCTCACTGTCAAGTTGCAAGCGTTAATAGTGCTCATGACTACTCTAGGACCCTAGTTTTAGGAATACTCCAAAAGGCTTTTCAAAGCAGTGGACTACCAAAAACTTTGACAAAATCTTTAGGATTATGCCTAAATCCATCTTAAACCGAAAGGGAAGGATTTATGCCTGTGGCTGGGTATAAGGTCTT is drawn from candidate division WOR-3 bacterium and contains these coding sequences:
- the queF gene encoding preQ(1) synthase, with the translated sequence MKRKLYTEEHARAGLKEKLPTIETFPSQFENYEITIEIPEYTSICPRTGLPDFGKITIRYIPNKRCVELRSLKYYILGYRNLGIFYENAVNRILKDFVRACRPKWCQVRGEFNIRGGMRSIIEVEYPRKRRRDEKKG
- a CDS encoding sugar transferase, which translates into the protein MRKVLSFLLFLFSDFLFLSLAFFFGFLLRKHLFYRFFLSSYTFPFSVFSTRYYFFLLFLFIFTYEGLYTKIYTPEEELKRIWRGLFIFFLAILGFAFFTRIAGFSRFIIVTSFFFSLILIPLERWVMKSLLFRLRLWGRRLFLTGEGEIVEKVRRELLRDKGVIIGEEKKEGVIIAKKEIKPDDLIPYSPPAIKEIFLFTNEPFLTAYEAGIERIGTLLFIKLKYNLLSPANLFLKRVLEIIFSVIIFLLFSPFFLLIVILVKLTSRGPVFFKQERVGEGGKKFLCWKFRTMREGLVEERKIKGDNFLQLKGYEVGRMRGDEKRLTKIGKFLRRTSLDEFPQFFNLFAGEMSLIGPRPYLPEELAYAGRYYEVITKVKPGITGLWQISGRADLSFEERFLLDEYYVKNWSIWLDLYILLKTFWVVLRGKGAY
- a CDS encoding lamin tail domain-containing protein yields the protein MFLFSLLLIQQVVINEVMANPKGKTGPGSPEDRNEFVELYNNSQDTFNLLGWRISDFDAWDTIVSWRDSLILQRYPKLKINTTILPPKTYALILDLEYTQTGNGEYVMPYDFPESLIVLTVGNTTIGDELAMNDSLILYSPDSSITSTFSFPRPTKDGFSLERIHPTKPDSLENWIESLDSSGSTPGRENSSLTYINPEISNLMVRKKEKVSFSVRLKNPSYADCGYWEVRFRVNGAAIGKIVGESLEPKRETVLFFFPETLPSGRLEVKASLFCPKDKDTANNFLTVYFVNQREEILIFPPVFSPDNDGKDDSLYIYLSLTEGSDLTIEVFNLKGRKVKRIYQGKYEKSEEIFWDGRDDNGKLLPRGIYIITITYQMGREKRFIKKSCLLAGKTKR
- the ssb gene encoding single-stranded DNA-binding protein — encoded protein: MAEIRLGNLNYVVLMGRSTQDSELRYTPKGTPVCNFRIAIDENIKDKETGEWKKVSSFFNVITYSRSAELCGERIKKGSAVIVEGRLRSRDWTDQQGQKRYVVEIIARRVQILDKVPPTEAPEVPEEIEIPEENIDDLPF
- the rpsF gene encoding 30S ribosomal protein S6: MNVYESVLIVSGKLSQETVEELANEFKNLFLTCGVQEPEITKIEKKRFAHPIRKIDEGYYLFIRFSALPESLKKIEENLRHNEKILRSAFLKVEGALKG
- a CDS encoding T9SS type A sorting domain-containing protein; translation: VQIKYQIGKESDLNLFISDASGRIVKSLFKGKQKPGSYTFTWDDKEISPGIYFCTLATDSFLQTKKIIITK